From one Solanum stenotomum isolate F172 chromosome 12, ASM1918654v1, whole genome shotgun sequence genomic stretch:
- the LOC125847900 gene encoding protein DETOXIFICATION 48-like, translated as MALPASTPLLMDPSIPRLKSIHAGTSTTNPDEQDQTHQRPTSSEVVEEVKLLYSIAFPIIAAGLLVYGKSMISMLFMGRLGKEALAGGSLSIGIANITGFSVLSGLAMGMEAISSQACGAKQWPLMGQTLQRTILILLFSSIPISLLWIKIEPLLLFCGQDPTISSIASTYLSFCLPNLFFQSIINPLKIYLRTQNVTFPVTFSAAFSLALHAPINYFLIYHLGLGIKGVAMAVVIADFNLLGVLFLYVSFSGVHRKSWQGWSTECFEGWKPILILAVPSCISVCLEWWWYELMILLSGVLFNAAEAVSTMGILLQATSLAYIFPSALSLAVSTRVGNELGANRPNKAKTSCHVAILCATLTSLLAMIFMTTLRNAWGKAFTDDESILWLTAAAMPVVGLCELGNCPQTTGCGALRGSARPALAVHINLGSFYGVGLPLAIVLGFVMKMGLLGLCLGLLAAQGVCACLMVFVLSRTDWMIQAQRARELIGVDVETQTIAIKTVC; from the exons ATGGCTCTACCAGCTTCAACACCTCTGCTGATGGATCCTAGTATTCCGAGGTTGAAATCAATTCATGCAGGTACAAGTACAACGAATCCGGATGAACAAGATCAAACTCATCAACGACCAACCAGTTCTGAG GTTGTGGAGGAGGTGAAGTTGCTATATTCAATAGCTTTTCCCATCATTGCTGCTGGATTGCTTGTATATGGAAAATCAATGATATCAATGTTGTTTATGGGAAGATTAGGTAAAGAAGCACTTGCTGGTGGATCTTTATCTATTGGCATAGCTAATATCACTGGCTTCTCTGTTCTGTCTGGCCTAGCTATGGGTATGGAGGCTATATCTTCTCAAGCTTGTGGTGCTAAACAATGGCCTCTTATGGGTCAAACTCTCCAACGTACAATCTTGATTCTGTTATTTTCATCTATCCCCATTTCTCTCTTGTGGATAAAGATTGAACCTTTACTCCTTTTCTGTGGCCAAGATCCAACCATTTCATCAATTGCTTCTACTTATCTGTCCTTTTGTCTCCCTAATCTTTTCTTTCAATCCATTATCAATCCTCTCAAAATCTACTTGAGAACTCAGAATGTCACTTTCCCTGTTACTTTTAGTGCTGCTTTTTCACTTGCCCTGCATGCACCTATAAACTATTTCCTTATCTATCACCTTGGCCTTGGTATTAAAGGTGTTGCTATGGCTGTGGTGATAGCTGACTTCAATCTCCTTggtgttctttttctttatgttagttTTTCTGGTGTTCATAGAAAATCTTGGCAAGGTTGGTCAACTGAATGCTTTGAAGGGTGGAAACCAATTTTGATTCTTGCTGTCCCTAGCTGTATTTCTGTATGCTTAGAGTGGTGGTGGTATGAGTTGATGATTTTGTTATCAGGGGTTCTTTTTAATGCTGCAGAGGCTGTGTCTACTATGGGAATTCTCTTGCAGGCAACTTCACTTGCTTATATATTTCCATCAGCATTAAGTTTAGCTGTTTCAACAAGAGTTGGGAATGAGTTGGGAGCCAATAGGCCCAATAAAGCAAAGACTTCATGTCATGTAGCAATTTTGTGCGCTACATTAACAAGCTTATTAGCAATGATATTTATGACAACGCTAAGAAATGCTTGGGGCAAGGCTTTTACAGACGACGAGTCGATTTTGTGGCTGACAGCAGCAGCAATGCCGGTGGTGGGGTTGTGTGAGTTGGGCAACTGCCCACAGACCACCGGTTGTGGTGCTTTGAGGGGCAGTGCAAGGCCAGCTTTGGCTGTTCATATAAACTTGGGCTCTTTCTATGGTGTTGGGTTGCCTCTAGCTATTGTACTGGGCTTTGTTATGAAGATGGGGTTGTTGGGCCTTTGTTTGGGCTTGTTGGCTGCTCAAGGCGTTTGTGCATGTCTCATGGTTTTTGTGTTGAGTAGAACTGATTGGATGATACAAGCCCAGAGAGCTAGAGAGTTGATTGGTGTTGATGTGGAGACTCAAACTATAGCAATTAAAACAGTGTGCTAG
- the LOC125847911 gene encoding uncharacterized protein LOC125847911: protein MACLEMYNKNNSSDDQNNNKLYSMSPRISFSNDFIDSSTNSSQHLIKNERRDSPVSSDFEFSVTNYSMLTADELFSKGRLLPFKDTHKTTTTTTTIRDELLNDDNDDDFTLRIPKSSTRWKGLLGLKKSNLGSKKNDEKRPQDLPHSTKEVYNGSGSGRDMDFRFN from the exons ATGGCATGCTTAGAAAtgtacaacaaaaataactcaTCTGATGaccaaaacaacaacaaacttTATTCAATGAGTCCTAGAATCTCTTTCTCAAATGACTTCATTGATTCTTCAACTAATTCTTCTCAACACTTGATCAAAAATGAGAGGAGGGATTCCCCTGTTTCCTCTGACTTTGAATTCTCCGTCACTAATTATAGCATGCTTACTGCTGATGAACTTTTCTCTAAAGGCAGATTGTTGCCTTTTAAAGACACTCACaaaactactactactactactactattcgAGATGAACTTCTCAATGACGACAACGATGATGATTTTACTTTGAGGATACCCAAAAGTTCTACTAGGTGGAAAGGTTTATTAGGCCTCAAAAAATCTAATCTTGGCTCtaagaaaaatgatgaaaaaaggcCTCAAGACCTGCCTCATTCTACCAAG GAAGTGTACAATGGGTCTGGTAGTGGAAGAGATATGGACTTTCGTTTTAATTGA
- the LOC125847899 gene encoding B3 domain-containing protein Os01g0234100-like has translation MKIKVVHRSEPPNQERVSVSYPDMPKKEVFDEEQENQQLGTQEPEPEPDSAIPKLGNDNLSLVDASIPIDSLTPSTQTPISSLLGKRRRKPKEMIDQISTIPFRKKRVFKKQSQSSNGVVDAGRRSISTKLERATADGSGNATQMKSPIIIRAEEFLLSIGNEYPSFMKLLVRSHVGSCFWMGLPVPFCKNHLPRKDTPVILESETGEEYEIKYIAEKTGLSAGWRKYAAAHKLVEGDVLVFQLVEPTRFKVYVIRANDLKEVDGALSLLNLDAPAKQSDAEGTIGNNIKKRQKKSLPLTVVQKRRRKEDLSKQLVPLEAQSGNDSDEVASEILEGSRSSGLAVNFRDIKSLEEFHILVNGVCIDSELPEHIRRKYYELCCSKNAFLHDRLLQGLHCKLVAGMIFEVVNIADMVRACKLTTPRKEFDKWEKSLKSFELLGMNVGFLRTRLRWLLSLAFDSEGASDTKRYWDAKKEWSRAEDEIRNLEMKLEELKQASGKYVADVEALQSKAESYELMFQGEVNAPW, from the exons ATGAAGATTAAAGTAGTTCATCGAAGTGAACCCCCAAATCAAGAACGTGTTTCGGTTTCCTACCCAGATATGCCGAAGAAGGAGGTTTTTGATGAGGAACAGGAAAATCAAcaacttggaactcaagaacctGAACCTGAGCCTGATTCTGCAATACCCAAATTGGGGAATGACAATTTGAGTCTTGTTGATGCTTCTATTCCAATTGATTCCCTAACCCCATCTACCCAAACTCCAATTTCTTCTTTGCTG GGTAAGAGAAGAAGGAAGCCCAAGGAGATGATTGATCAGATTTCAACAATTCCCTTCAGGAAGAAAAGGGTATTCAAGAAACAGTCTCAATCCAGCAAT GGAGTAGTTGATGCTGGGCGCAGATCAATTAG CACCAAACTAGAGAGGGCTACAGCTGATGGGTCTGGAAATGCTACCCAAATGAAATCACCAATCATCATTCGAGCAGAGGAGTTCCTGTTAAGTATTGGAAATGAATATCCCAGCTTCATGAAATTGTTAGTTAGATCACATGTCGGTAGTTGTTTTTGGATG GGGCTTCCTGTGCCATTCTGCAAGAACCATCTTCCAAGAAAGGACACTCCGGTTATTCTTGAAAGTGAGACTGGAGAAGAGTATGAAATAAAATACATTGCTGAAAAGACTGGACTTAGTGCAGGATGGAGAAAGTATGCTGCTGCTCACAAGTTGGTTGAGGGAGATGTTTTGGTTTTTCAACTTGTCGAGCCTACTAGATTCAAG GTGTATGTCATAAGAGCAAATGATCTAAAGGAGGTGGATGGTGCTCTTAGCCTTCTAAATTTGGATGCACCTGCCAAGCAAAGTGATGCAG AGGGAACTATTGGTAATAACATAAAGAAGCGCCAAAAGAAGTCTCTTCCCTTAACTGTTGTGCAAAAGAGGAGACGAAAGGAGGATCTGAGTAAACAACTTGTGCCATTGGAGGCACAGTCGGGAAATGATAGCGATGAGGTTGCTTCAGAAATTTTAGAGGGCTCAAGGTCCTCTGGTCTTGCTGTTAATTTTAGAGACATTAAGAGCCTTGAGGAGTTTCACATTCTGGTGAATGGAGTATGCATAGACTCTGAACTTCCTGAACATATAAGGAGAAAGTACTATGAGTTATGCTGCAGTAAAAATGCTTTTCTTCACGATCGTCTTCTACAAGGTCTTCATTGTAAGTTGGTCGCTGGTATGATTTTTGAAGTCGTCAACATTGCCGATATGGTAAGAGCCTGCAAGCTCACCACCCCACGGAAGGAATTCGATAAATGGGAGAAGTCACTGAAATCTTTTGAACTTCTGGGCATGAATGTTGGATTTTTGAGGACTCGTCTGCGCTGGTTGCTGAGTCTTGCATTTGACTCTGAAGGTGCTTCGGACACCAAGAGGTACTGGGACGCTAAAAAGGAATGGTCTCGAGCTGAAGATGAGATACGGAATCTTGAAATGAAACTTGAGGAACTGAAACAAGCTTCTGGAAAATATGTTGCTGATGTTGAGGCTCTGCAATCAAAAGCTGAGAGCTATGAGCTTATGTTTCAAGGAGAAGTCAATGCTCCATGGTAA